Proteins encoded together in one Musa acuminata AAA Group cultivar baxijiao chromosome BXJ3-6, Cavendish_Baxijiao_AAA, whole genome shotgun sequence window:
- the LOC103971045 gene encoding uncharacterized protein LOC103971045 isoform X1: MAINRNEIRVYIEKIMVFCVRTSYRCARDHPFVFALVFFLLVLYRSFPSLFAFLVSSSPVIVCTTVLLGLLLSYGEPNIPEIEIEDTRTREVSSVEIRSSVSHLCLKKDENLTVENHVENRTYYDDIVPRETIPCEEKSSADVRIYQALEQYEGTERIDTIVGGSASGVQVKKDRYDEEVIQEEETLCQEASENRDLFVGKTAIDVAEVSKDISSFDTKEIQETEDLKLETGEPKLDHHLDSSLGLSWQSIDDHHSSSDTESDRAESSSPDASITDIIPMLDELHPLLDSEHPQHVSIPKSDAASEGSSLDDEPDDNSIDEEAEIHDEEEDDEAQEKDDGTEAAVKWTEDDQKNFMDLGSSELERNQRLESLIAKQKEKKNLSFVMDRNLIDLDVNASFPGMEKLSRFRVQVPPISAPRRNPFDVPYDSEETFDLPPMPGSAPSSLLPRRNPFDLFYDQQEQNSSLTDETWSHQDFVSAPQHEMLVRRNETFSLRRKEFKQERGHSRLKPYFVAEKLDSEEGSSTFQRQYSDRNESKVSSIPESDTDFSVTDQEYNRELEEQVFDQETELLCPGKHDADAVEHESHTSEETESVDIEQEKTEHVTDDREIGVDTNLTAQENEKVSAAGEAFAALEEDVKEEIHLDVLNLNSKQLELTEQKYAGPNSSNSSWEDEKCFKTTLSGQPHKLEQTKNFSTFAFAEFDHSKGADTVSAFADTMYDSSALAAGESFYKLSTFDARPDANQGVNDDSSVTFDMQKEDSEVASFPRAFDGNSASGIGDLVSVNAINDVGPFILSQSLTSIEENETRSSVITEITKYNDVEVELSTAQEDSSLPISYMIQEPTEAASDDHLAQSREVPINVDVSHSIEREEVIKSTPCSSDILILSDDPLSCEFQIVLPSIEKYSLPSDDIGVEKSRVKTLDFPSFFEENQDDIEHKEENSGFTNHYQVVGLTELQINEDLKVLESDTEQEAYFSQKPEQETGQTDDNFTPFHKSKDITSEFSAAVTIHDGSLAGLQLIELTESTDSIVSEMTSEVKVQSSTDLSRSRDGIKSPTLTKHEAGSLKMINSSDEESDEVHPVVLEADEIDENLPTELDELGDFHTEELTNHQGSEMMFQTEGHSEDTSSGTASSFVDDYTQLQVSEGRSILHADRSVNQSSEANFDKCQGLSSLVNQPGVMELEIHSSFASSIDPEQTVYNPKIHVLEASPVHEVGSTSNQLLEIDTAQRNMKQTVMESELLVVEARSVEDIHLAFKQISEVCPQKPVFHEAGSQNLQVTEHLDAKQRHSDMHVIEAKSIEDIGLAFSELSHNTSKKTQEISEESHHKPIHQEVGSPNFEGTEHLDAKKIQSDLHVVEAKSIDDIGLAFTELSHSTRKKAQEISEVNLHKPIYQEVGSQNFKGAEHLDAKHIQSDLHVIEAKSIEDIGLAFSGLSHNTSKKAQEINEESLHKPVYQEVGSPNFRSSEHIDAKQIQSDLHVIEAKSIADISSAFSELSHNTSNKAPTVMETVDGSVEVNASRRQLETQVVEVQSAVEIKEAVTTESNSSMEQLGEKSKVEIVGDVSASKALTTSRTQKKHKRRQTVSSSSSSSSDSDFHESEK, translated from the exons ATGGCAATCAACAGAAATGAAATCAGAGTATATATTGAAAAAATAATGGTATTTTGTGTCAGAACTAGCTACAGATGTGCTCGTGATCATCCTTTTGTTTTTGCTCTGGTGTTTTTCTTGCTTGTACTGTACAGATCTTTTCCTTCTCTGTTTGCCTTTCTGGTCTCTTCTTCTCCTGTCATTGTGTGCACGACTGTTCTTCTTGGACTCCTCCTGAGCTATGGAGAACCAAATATTCCTGAAATTGAGATAGAGGATACAAGGACTCGGGAAGTTTCTTCTGTGGAAATTAGGAGCTCTGTTAGTCATCTGTGTCTCAAGAAAGATGAGAACTTAACAGTTGAGAACCATGTAGAAAACAGAACTTATTATGACGACATTGTGCCCAGAGAGACAATTCCTTGTGAAGAAAAGTCTAGTGCAGATGTGCGTATCTATCAGGCATTAGAACAATATGAAGGAACTGAGAGGATTGATACTATCGTGGGTGGCAGTGCATCAGGTGTGCAAGTGAAGAAAGACAGGTATGATGAGGAAGTGATTCAAGAAGAAGAAACTCTATGTCAAGAGGCTTCCGAGAACAGAGATCTTTTTGTTGGGAAGACAGCCATAGATGTGGCAGAAGTGAGTAAAGATATCAGTTCTTTTGATACTAAGGAAATACAAGAAACTGAGGACCTTAAGTTGGAGACTGGTGAACCCAAATTGGACCACCATCTTGACTCTTCTCTAGGATTGAGTTGGCAGTCCATTGATGATCACCATTCTTCCTCAGACACTGAATCGGATAGAGCAGAGAGTTCCTCTCCTGATGCTTCTATTACTGACATCATTCCAATGCTTGATGaacttcaccctcttctagattCTGAACATCCTCAGCATGTTTCTATTCCCAAGTCAGATGCAGCCTCTGAAGGGTCGTCGCTTGATGATGAGCCGGATGACAATAGTATCGATGAAGAAGCTGAAATTCAtgatgaggaagaagatgatgaagcACAAGAGAAAGATGATGGGACTGAAGCTGCAGTTAAATGGACAGAAGATGATCAGAAAAACTTCATGGATCTCGGATCTTCTGAATTAGAAAGGAATCAGAGATTAGAAAGCTTAATTgcaaagcaaaaagaaaagaagaatctgTCGTTTGTGATGGACAGAAATCTTATTGACTTGGATGTTAATGCCTCTTTTCCTGGTATGGAGAAATTATCACGCTTTCGTGTCCAAGTTCCACCCATTTCGGCACCAAGGAGGAATCCTTTCGATGTTCCATATGATTCAGAGGAAACATTTGATTTACCACCAATGCCAGGCTCTGCTCCCTCTTCTCTGCTACCCAGAAGAAATCcttttgatcttttctatgatcagCAGGAACAAAACAGCAGCCTTACAGATGAGACTTGGAGTCACCAGGATTTTGTGTCAGCTCCACAGCATGAGATGTTAGTTAGAAGAAATGAGACCTTTAGCTTAAGAAGAAAGGAATTTAAACAAGAGAGAGGTCATTCGAGATTGAAGCCCTACTTCGTTGCAGAGAAATTGGATTCAGAAGAGGGAAGTTCTACATTCCAGAGACAATATAGTGACAGAAATGAGTCGAAAGTGAGTTCTATTCCAGAATCTGACACAGATTTTTCAGTTACTGATCAGGAATATAACAGAGAGCTAGAAGAACAGGTATTCGATCAGGAAACAGAACTTTTGTGTCCTGGTAAACATGATGCTGATGCTGTGGAACATGAAAGTCACACATCTGAAGAAACAGAATCAGTTGATATTGAACAAGAGAAGACTGAGCATGTAACTGATGATCGTGAGATTGGTGTGGATACTAACCTCACTGCACAAGAAAATGAAAAGGTCAGTGCGGCTGGTGAAGCTTTTGCAGCTTTGGAAGAAGATGTTAAAGAAGAAATACACTTAGATGTACTCAATTTGAATTCTAAGCAATTGGAACTGACTGAACAGAAGTATGCTGGGCCAAATTCCTCAAATTCATCATGGGAAGATGAGAAATGTTTTAAAACAACCTTATCTGGACAGCCACATAAATTGGAACAAACGAAGAATTTCAGTACATTTGCTTTTGCAGAATTTGATCATTCAAAAGGTGCCGATACAGTTTCTGCTTTTGCAGACACCATGTATGATTCTAGCGCACTAGCAGCTGGAGAATCTTTCTATAAACTATCAACATTTGATGCTCGACCTGATGCAA ATCAAGGTGTTAATGATGATTCTTCAGTGACGTTTGACATGCAGAAGgaagattcggaagttgcttcttTTCCAAGGGCATTTGATGGAAATTCTGCCTCAGGAATTGGAGATCTGGTATCGGTTAATGCAATAAATGATGTTGGGCCATTTATATTATCCCAGAGTTTAACTTCCATagaagaaaatgaaacaagatCAAGTGTGATCACCGAAATTACCAAATATAATGATGTCGAAGTTGAACTGTCAACTGCTCAAGAAGATTCCAGCCTTCCAATTTCATACATGATACAAGAGCCCACAGAAGCTGCCAGTGATGATCACCTGGCTCAATCAAGAGAAGTTCCAATTAATGTGGATGTGAGTCACAGCATAGAAAGAGAGGAGGTGATCAAATCTACACCTTGTTCTTCTGATATCTTAATCTTATCTGATGACCCACTTTCATGTGAATTTCAGATAGTATTGCCATCCATAGAGAAGTACAGCTTGCCTTCTGATGATATTGGTGTTGAAAAGTCACGAGTCAAAACTTTGGATTTTCCTTCATTTTTTGAGGAGAATCAAGATgatattgaacataaagaagagaaTTCAGGCTTCACAAATCATTATCAAGTTGTTGGTTTAACTGAGTTACAGATAAATGAAGATCTCAAGGTTCTTGAATCTGATACTGAACAGGAGGCCTATTTCTCACAGAAACCTGAACAGGAAACTGGTCAAACCGATGataatttcactccttttcaCAAGTCCAAAGATATCACTTCTGAGTTCTCTGCTGCTGTTACTATTCATGATGGTAGTTTGGCTGGCTTACAGTTGATTGAACTGACAGAAAGCACAGACTCGATTGTTTCAGAGATGACGTCTGAAGTCAAGGTCCAGTCCAGCACTGATCTGTCTAGATCAAGAGATGGCATCAAGAGTCCAACCCTAACCAAACATGAAGCTGGTTCTCTGAAGATGATAAACAGTTCTGATGAGGAATCTGATGAGGTTCATCCTGTGGTTCTAGAGGCTGATGAAATAGATGAGAATTTGCCCACAGAGTTGGATGAACTTGGGGATTTTCATACAGAAGAACTGACTAATCATCAAGGATCAGAAATGATGTTTCAAACTGAAGGCCATTCTGAAGATACTAGTTCTGGTACCGCAAGTTCTTTTGTTGATGACTACACTCAGCTGCAAGTTTCTGAAGGCAGATCCATTCTGCATGCTGATAGGTCAGTCAACCAATCCTCTGAAGCCAATTTTGATAAGTGTCAGGGGCTGAGTTCATTGGTCAATCAACCTGGAGTAATGGAATTAGAAATTCATTCTTCATTTGCTTCCAGTATTGACCCTGAGCAGACTGTTTACAATCCTAAGATTCATGTTCTAGAGGCAAGCCCAGTTCATGAGGTTGGTTCAACATCTAATCAGCTACTTGAAATAGATACTGCTCAACGAAATATGAAGCAAACTGTGATGGAGTCAGAGCTTCTAGTAGTTGAAGCACGATCTGTTGAAGATATTCATTTAGCTTTCAAACAAATTAGTGAAGTATGTCCTCAAAAACCTGTATTTCATGAAGCTGGATCTCAAAATTTACAGGTTACTGAGCATCTAGATGCAAAGCAAAGACATTCAGATATGCATGTTATTGAAGCAAAATCTATTGAAGACATAGGCTTGGCTTTTAGCGAGCTTTCACATAACACCAGCAAGAAAACCCAAGAAATTAGTGAAGAAAGTCATCACAAACCTATACATCAAGAAGTTGGATCTCCAAATTTCGAGGGTACAGAGCATCTGGATGCGAAGAAAATACAATCAGATCTGCATGTTGTTGAAGCAAAATCTATTGATGACATAGGTTTGGCTTTTACTGAGCTTTCGCACAGCACCAGAAAGAAAGCCCAAGAAATCAGTGAAGTCAATCTTCACAAACCTATATATCAAGAAGTTGGATCTCAAAATTTCAAGGGTGCTGAGCATCTGGATGCAAAGCATATACAATCAGATCTGCATGTTATTGAAGCAAAATCTATTGAAGACATAGGCTTGGCTTTTAGTGGGCTCTCACATAACACCAGCAAGAAAGCCCAAGAAATTAACGAAGAAAGTCTTCACAAACCTGTATATCAAGAAGTTGGATCTCCAAATTTCAGGAGTAGTGAGCATATAGATGCAAAGCAAATACAATCAGATCTGCATGTTATTGAAGCAAAATCTATTGCAGACATAAGCTCGGCTTTTAGTGAGCTTTCACATAACACCAGCAACAAAGCCCCAACAGTGATGGAAACAGTAGATGGATCTGTAGAAGTCAATGCAAGCAGAAGACAACTGGAAACTCAGGTAGTTGAGGTGCAATCTGCTGTTGAGATTAAGGAAGCTGTAACAACAGAAAGTAACTCAAGCATGGAACAATTAGGTGAAAAATCAAAAGTCGAAATAGTGGGTGATGTATCTGCCTCCAAAGCATTAACCACAAGTAGGACACAAAAGAAACACAAGCGTAGGCAGACTGTTTCAAGCTCAAGCTCTAGCTCAAGTGATTCAGACTTTCATGAAAGTGAAAAATAA
- the LOC103971045 gene encoding uncharacterized protein LOC103971045 isoform X2, with protein MAINRNEIRVYIEKIMVFCVRTSYRCARDHPFVFALVFFLLVLYRSFPSLFAFLVSSSPVIVCTTVLLGLLLSYGEPNIPEIEIEDTRTREVSSVEIRSSVSHLCLKKDENLTVENHVENRTYYDDIVPRETIPCEEKSSADVRIYQALEQYEGTERIDTIVGGSASGVQVKKDRYDEEVIQEEETLCQEASENRDLFVGKTAIDVAEVSKDISSFDTKEIQETEDLKLETGEPKLDHHLDSSLGLSWQSIDDHHSSSDTESDRAESSSPDASITDIIPMLDELHPLLDSEHPQHVSIPKSDAASEGSSLDDEPDDNSIDEEAEIHDEEEDDEAQEKDDGTEAAVKWTEDDQKNFMDLGSSELERNQRLESLIAKQKEKKNLSFVMDRNLIDLDVNASFPGMEKLSRFRVQVPPISAPRRNPFDVPYDSEETFDLPPMPGSAPSSLLPRRNPFDLFYDQQEQNSSLTDETWSHQDFVSAPQHEMLVRRNETFSLRRKEFKQERGHSRLKPYFVAEKLDSEEGSSTFQRQYSDRNESKVSSIPESDTDFSVTDQEYNRELEEQVFDQETELLCPGKHDADAVEHESHTSEETESVDIEQEKTEHVTDDREIGVDTNLTAQENEKVSAAGEAFAALEEDVKEEIHLDVLNLNSKQLELTEQKYAGPNSSNSSWEDEKCFKTTLSGQPHKLEQTKNFSTFAFAEFDHSKGADTVSAFADTMYDSSALAAGESFYKLSTFDARPDANQGVNDDSSVTFDMQKEDSEVASFPRAFDGNSASGIGDLVSVNAINDVGPFILSQSLTSIEENETRSSVITEITKYNDVEVELSTAQEDSSLPISYMIQEPTEAASDDHLAQSREVPINVDVSHSIEREEIVLPSIEKYSLPSDDIGVEKSRVKTLDFPSFFEENQDDIEHKEENSGFTNHYQVVGLTELQINEDLKVLESDTEQEAYFSQKPEQETGQTDDNFTPFHKSKDITSEFSAAVTIHDGSLAGLQLIELTESTDSIVSEMTSEVKVQSSTDLSRSRDGIKSPTLTKHEAGSLKMINSSDEESDEVHPVVLEADEIDENLPTELDELGDFHTEELTNHQGSEMMFQTEGHSEDTSSGTASSFVDDYTQLQVSEGRSILHADRSVNQSSEANFDKCQGLSSLVNQPGVMELEIHSSFASSIDPEQTVYNPKIHVLEASPVHEVGSTSNQLLEIDTAQRNMKQTVMESELLVVEARSVEDIHLAFKQISEVCPQKPVFHEAGSQNLQVTEHLDAKQRHSDMHVIEAKSIEDIGLAFSELSHNTSKKTQEISEESHHKPIHQEVGSPNFEGTEHLDAKKIQSDLHVVEAKSIDDIGLAFTELSHSTRKKAQEISEVNLHKPIYQEVGSQNFKGAEHLDAKHIQSDLHVIEAKSIEDIGLAFSGLSHNTSKKAQEINEESLHKPVYQEVGSPNFRSSEHIDAKQIQSDLHVIEAKSIADISSAFSELSHNTSNKAPTVMETVDGSVEVNASRRQLETQVVEVQSAVEIKEAVTTESNSSMEQLGEKSKVEIVGDVSASKALTTSRTQKKHKRRQTVSSSSSSSSDSDFHESEK; from the exons ATGGCAATCAACAGAAATGAAATCAGAGTATATATTGAAAAAATAATGGTATTTTGTGTCAGAACTAGCTACAGATGTGCTCGTGATCATCCTTTTGTTTTTGCTCTGGTGTTTTTCTTGCTTGTACTGTACAGATCTTTTCCTTCTCTGTTTGCCTTTCTGGTCTCTTCTTCTCCTGTCATTGTGTGCACGACTGTTCTTCTTGGACTCCTCCTGAGCTATGGAGAACCAAATATTCCTGAAATTGAGATAGAGGATACAAGGACTCGGGAAGTTTCTTCTGTGGAAATTAGGAGCTCTGTTAGTCATCTGTGTCTCAAGAAAGATGAGAACTTAACAGTTGAGAACCATGTAGAAAACAGAACTTATTATGACGACATTGTGCCCAGAGAGACAATTCCTTGTGAAGAAAAGTCTAGTGCAGATGTGCGTATCTATCAGGCATTAGAACAATATGAAGGAACTGAGAGGATTGATACTATCGTGGGTGGCAGTGCATCAGGTGTGCAAGTGAAGAAAGACAGGTATGATGAGGAAGTGATTCAAGAAGAAGAAACTCTATGTCAAGAGGCTTCCGAGAACAGAGATCTTTTTGTTGGGAAGACAGCCATAGATGTGGCAGAAGTGAGTAAAGATATCAGTTCTTTTGATACTAAGGAAATACAAGAAACTGAGGACCTTAAGTTGGAGACTGGTGAACCCAAATTGGACCACCATCTTGACTCTTCTCTAGGATTGAGTTGGCAGTCCATTGATGATCACCATTCTTCCTCAGACACTGAATCGGATAGAGCAGAGAGTTCCTCTCCTGATGCTTCTATTACTGACATCATTCCAATGCTTGATGaacttcaccctcttctagattCTGAACATCCTCAGCATGTTTCTATTCCCAAGTCAGATGCAGCCTCTGAAGGGTCGTCGCTTGATGATGAGCCGGATGACAATAGTATCGATGAAGAAGCTGAAATTCAtgatgaggaagaagatgatgaagcACAAGAGAAAGATGATGGGACTGAAGCTGCAGTTAAATGGACAGAAGATGATCAGAAAAACTTCATGGATCTCGGATCTTCTGAATTAGAAAGGAATCAGAGATTAGAAAGCTTAATTgcaaagcaaaaagaaaagaagaatctgTCGTTTGTGATGGACAGAAATCTTATTGACTTGGATGTTAATGCCTCTTTTCCTGGTATGGAGAAATTATCACGCTTTCGTGTCCAAGTTCCACCCATTTCGGCACCAAGGAGGAATCCTTTCGATGTTCCATATGATTCAGAGGAAACATTTGATTTACCACCAATGCCAGGCTCTGCTCCCTCTTCTCTGCTACCCAGAAGAAATCcttttgatcttttctatgatcagCAGGAACAAAACAGCAGCCTTACAGATGAGACTTGGAGTCACCAGGATTTTGTGTCAGCTCCACAGCATGAGATGTTAGTTAGAAGAAATGAGACCTTTAGCTTAAGAAGAAAGGAATTTAAACAAGAGAGAGGTCATTCGAGATTGAAGCCCTACTTCGTTGCAGAGAAATTGGATTCAGAAGAGGGAAGTTCTACATTCCAGAGACAATATAGTGACAGAAATGAGTCGAAAGTGAGTTCTATTCCAGAATCTGACACAGATTTTTCAGTTACTGATCAGGAATATAACAGAGAGCTAGAAGAACAGGTATTCGATCAGGAAACAGAACTTTTGTGTCCTGGTAAACATGATGCTGATGCTGTGGAACATGAAAGTCACACATCTGAAGAAACAGAATCAGTTGATATTGAACAAGAGAAGACTGAGCATGTAACTGATGATCGTGAGATTGGTGTGGATACTAACCTCACTGCACAAGAAAATGAAAAGGTCAGTGCGGCTGGTGAAGCTTTTGCAGCTTTGGAAGAAGATGTTAAAGAAGAAATACACTTAGATGTACTCAATTTGAATTCTAAGCAATTGGAACTGACTGAACAGAAGTATGCTGGGCCAAATTCCTCAAATTCATCATGGGAAGATGAGAAATGTTTTAAAACAACCTTATCTGGACAGCCACATAAATTGGAACAAACGAAGAATTTCAGTACATTTGCTTTTGCAGAATTTGATCATTCAAAAGGTGCCGATACAGTTTCTGCTTTTGCAGACACCATGTATGATTCTAGCGCACTAGCAGCTGGAGAATCTTTCTATAAACTATCAACATTTGATGCTCGACCTGATGCAA ATCAAGGTGTTAATGATGATTCTTCAGTGACGTTTGACATGCAGAAGgaagattcggaagttgcttcttTTCCAAGGGCATTTGATGGAAATTCTGCCTCAGGAATTGGAGATCTGGTATCGGTTAATGCAATAAATGATGTTGGGCCATTTATATTATCCCAGAGTTTAACTTCCATagaagaaaatgaaacaagatCAAGTGTGATCACCGAAATTACCAAATATAATGATGTCGAAGTTGAACTGTCAACTGCTCAAGAAGATTCCAGCCTTCCAATTTCATACATGATACAAGAGCCCACAGAAGCTGCCAGTGATGATCACCTGGCTCAATCAAGAGAAGTTCCAATTAATGTGGATGTGAGTCACAGCATAGAAAGAGAGGAG ATAGTATTGCCATCCATAGAGAAGTACAGCTTGCCTTCTGATGATATTGGTGTTGAAAAGTCACGAGTCAAAACTTTGGATTTTCCTTCATTTTTTGAGGAGAATCAAGATgatattgaacataaagaagagaaTTCAGGCTTCACAAATCATTATCAAGTTGTTGGTTTAACTGAGTTACAGATAAATGAAGATCTCAAGGTTCTTGAATCTGATACTGAACAGGAGGCCTATTTCTCACAGAAACCTGAACAGGAAACTGGTCAAACCGATGataatttcactccttttcaCAAGTCCAAAGATATCACTTCTGAGTTCTCTGCTGCTGTTACTATTCATGATGGTAGTTTGGCTGGCTTACAGTTGATTGAACTGACAGAAAGCACAGACTCGATTGTTTCAGAGATGACGTCTGAAGTCAAGGTCCAGTCCAGCACTGATCTGTCTAGATCAAGAGATGGCATCAAGAGTCCAACCCTAACCAAACATGAAGCTGGTTCTCTGAAGATGATAAACAGTTCTGATGAGGAATCTGATGAGGTTCATCCTGTGGTTCTAGAGGCTGATGAAATAGATGAGAATTTGCCCACAGAGTTGGATGAACTTGGGGATTTTCATACAGAAGAACTGACTAATCATCAAGGATCAGAAATGATGTTTCAAACTGAAGGCCATTCTGAAGATACTAGTTCTGGTACCGCAAGTTCTTTTGTTGATGACTACACTCAGCTGCAAGTTTCTGAAGGCAGATCCATTCTGCATGCTGATAGGTCAGTCAACCAATCCTCTGAAGCCAATTTTGATAAGTGTCAGGGGCTGAGTTCATTGGTCAATCAACCTGGAGTAATGGAATTAGAAATTCATTCTTCATTTGCTTCCAGTATTGACCCTGAGCAGACTGTTTACAATCCTAAGATTCATGTTCTAGAGGCAAGCCCAGTTCATGAGGTTGGTTCAACATCTAATCAGCTACTTGAAATAGATACTGCTCAACGAAATATGAAGCAAACTGTGATGGAGTCAGAGCTTCTAGTAGTTGAAGCACGATCTGTTGAAGATATTCATTTAGCTTTCAAACAAATTAGTGAAGTATGTCCTCAAAAACCTGTATTTCATGAAGCTGGATCTCAAAATTTACAGGTTACTGAGCATCTAGATGCAAAGCAAAGACATTCAGATATGCATGTTATTGAAGCAAAATCTATTGAAGACATAGGCTTGGCTTTTAGCGAGCTTTCACATAACACCAGCAAGAAAACCCAAGAAATTAGTGAAGAAAGTCATCACAAACCTATACATCAAGAAGTTGGATCTCCAAATTTCGAGGGTACAGAGCATCTGGATGCGAAGAAAATACAATCAGATCTGCATGTTGTTGAAGCAAAATCTATTGATGACATAGGTTTGGCTTTTACTGAGCTTTCGCACAGCACCAGAAAGAAAGCCCAAGAAATCAGTGAAGTCAATCTTCACAAACCTATATATCAAGAAGTTGGATCTCAAAATTTCAAGGGTGCTGAGCATCTGGATGCAAAGCATATACAATCAGATCTGCATGTTATTGAAGCAAAATCTATTGAAGACATAGGCTTGGCTTTTAGTGGGCTCTCACATAACACCAGCAAGAAAGCCCAAGAAATTAACGAAGAAAGTCTTCACAAACCTGTATATCAAGAAGTTGGATCTCCAAATTTCAGGAGTAGTGAGCATATAGATGCAAAGCAAATACAATCAGATCTGCATGTTATTGAAGCAAAATCTATTGCAGACATAAGCTCGGCTTTTAGTGAGCTTTCACATAACACCAGCAACAAAGCCCCAACAGTGATGGAAACAGTAGATGGATCTGTAGAAGTCAATGCAAGCAGAAGACAACTGGAAACTCAGGTAGTTGAGGTGCAATCTGCTGTTGAGATTAAGGAAGCTGTAACAACAGAAAGTAACTCAAGCATGGAACAATTAGGTGAAAAATCAAAAGTCGAAATAGTGGGTGATGTATCTGCCTCCAAAGCATTAACCACAAGTAGGACACAAAAGAAACACAAGCGTAGGCAGACTGTTTCAAGCTCAAGCTCTAGCTCAAGTGATTCAGACTTTCATGAAAGTGAAAAATAA
- the LOC103971047 gene encoding NDR1/HIN1-like protein 13 produces the protein MMSDRVHPVQPEPVTGATPETPRSSVPRSGNVDPKPGPQPGSYVIQVPKDLVLRTPPEGNARRAKAYARRAARRRRNCCCVLLAWLAALLVLLAAAAGVLYLVFRPRAPDYSIDSLSIAPLNLSAAAVSPQFNATVRADNPNKKVGIYYRHGSDIKVTYDGVTLCAGEWPAFYHAPRNETVFVAVLRGSDIRLSSANQQSLLAAEAQGRQIPLRIDAKVPVRVKFGAVTSWTITVKVKCDIAVDKLTENAKIVSKNCHVKVKVFKFLGL, from the coding sequence ATGATGTCCGACCGCGTCCACCCGGTCCAGCCGGAGCCTGTCACCGGAGCGACGCCGGAAACCCCCCGCTCGTCTGTACCCCGTTCCGGAAACGTCGATCCCAAGCCCGGGCCGCAGCCGGGGAGCTACGTGATCCAGGTGCCCAAAGACCTGGTCCTTCGCACGCCTCCAGAGGGCAACGCGAGGCGCGCCAAGGCCTACGCCCGCCGCGCCGCCCGGCGCCGCCGCAACTGCTGCTGCGTCCTCCTCGCCTGGCTCGCCGCCCTCCTCGTCCTCCTTGCCGCCGCCGCCGGTGTCCTCTACCTCGTCTTCCGCCCCCGCGCCCCCGACTACTCCATCGACTCCCTCTCCATCGCCCCCCTCAACCTCTCTGCCGCCGCCGTCTCGCCCCAGTTCAACGCCACCGTCCGCGCTGACAACCCCAACAAGAAGGTCGGCATCTACTACCGCCACGGCAGCGACATCAAAGTGACCTACGACGGCGTCACGCTCTGCGCCGGCGAGTGGCCAGCGTTCTACCACGCGCCGCGGAATGAGACGGTGTTCGTGGCGGTGCTGAGGGGGTCGGACATCCGGCTGTCATCGGCCAACCAGCAGTCATTACTGGCGGCGGAGGCGCAGGGGCGGCAGATACCGCTAAGGATCGACGCCAAGGTGCCGGTTAGGGTCAAGTTCGGGGCGGTCACGAGTTGGACGATCACCGTGAAGGTGAAGTGCGACATCGCAGTGGACAAGTTGACGGAGAACGCCAAGatcgtgtccaagaattgccaTGTGAAGGTGAAGGTCTTTAAGTTCCTTGGACTATGA
- the LOC135586959 gene encoding large ribosomal subunit protein eL30: MAPVKKAKKSTESINNRLALVMKSGKYTLGYKTVLRSLRNSKGKLIIIANNCPPLRKSEIEYYAMLAKVGVHHFSGSNVDLGTACGKYFRVCCLSIIDPGDSDIIKSIPGEQ; this comes from the exons ATGGCGCCCGTCAAGAAGGCG aagaagagcactGAGAGCATAAACAACAGGCTCGCTCTCGTGATGAAGAGCGGGAAGTACACCCTCGGGTACAAGACAGTCCTTAGATCCCTCCGCAACTCCAAAG GGAAGTTAATTATAATTGCTAATAACTGCCCTCCACTTCGCAAGTCTGAAATCGAGTATTATGCAATGTTGGCAAAGGTTGGAGTACATCATTTCAGTGGCA GTAACGTTGATCTTGGAACAGCCTGCGGCAAATACTTCCGTGTATGCTGCCTCAGCATTATTGATCCTG GTGACTCCGACATTATCAAGAGCATTCCTGGAGAGCAATAA